The sequence GAAATGATCTTTAAACCTATAATTTCTTTGACTTTAAGTATTGCTATATTTGATTTAGCAAAAACTATTTTAGAACAAGAGGTATTTTTCAAATCATATTCAAAAAATTCAAGAGTTGAAACAAAAATATTAACAAAATTTTTAACTACAATTATAATTGCTCTTTCTATTGAAGCTTTAATTGTTGTATTTAAAATTGCGATTAATGATTATGTTCAGATGATTAATGCTTTCTATTTAATAGCTGGTATTGCTCTAATTTTGGTGTCATTGACAATCTTTATATATTTTTCACAAAAAAAATATATACAGTCTTGATTGTTTATTTTTTATACATTATAATCATATGATGTAGTATATATTTTAAGAAGGTAGAATAAATGCAAGAATATATAGCACTAGATAGTATCTCTAAAGAGATTTTAAATTCAGCGAAACTTCTTCAATCAGTTGAAGTTAATGCTTTAGTTTTGGGTGAAAATGGAGTTGGGAAAAAATCTTTAGCAAAATATATCTTACCAAATTCAAAAATTTATGAAGCAAAAGCTTTACAAAAAGATATTATTGACAATATTTTAACTATACAAAATGAATCAATAATTATTGATAAAATAAATGAAATTACAAATATTGATATATTTGTTAATTGGATAGAAAAAAATCAAATAAGAGTAATAGCAACTTCTCAAGCTTCAAATTTAAATCAAAAACTAAAAGATTTATTTATAATTACTTTAGAAATTCCACCTTTAAAAAGTAGAGTTGAAGATACCAAAGCTTTGATAAATAAATTCTCACTAGAAGCTAGTTCTATTCTAGAAATGCCTTTAGTAAGCTCTTCAAGACTTATAACAAATATCTCAAATAATACTCATAGCCTAAGAAAATCTATTTACTTTTCATACCTTTTTGAAACAATCGGAGAAAATGAAATTTTGACATTTTTGGAAAAATATCTAAGTGAAAATCTATCTAAAAATAGTTCTTATAAAGATTTATTGTATCTTTTTGAAATACCTTTGCTAAAAGCTGCAATAAAAAAATATAAATCTCAAGTTCAAGTTGCAAAACATCTAGATTTGAATAGAATTACATTAAGAAAAAAACTAGAAATATATAAAGAGTCCTTATGACAGAGCTAAATATTCAAATTGAAGAATTAATATCAAACAACGCAACAGATTTTCAGATTTCAAAAGTATTCAAAACTTATTATAAAAACTATTTAGATTCTATTGATACAACAGTTGAAACAACTGGTGGAAAAGATTTTTTTATAAAACACACAAAACATACTGATAAATTTTTAATACTTTTATATAAATATATTTTGAGAAAAAATTTTGGTGTACATCAACCAATGAGTAACTCTATTCCAATAACTTTAATAGCATTAGGTTCTTATGGAAGAGAACAACTTTGTATATATTCTGATATTGATATTATGATTTTATATGAAGAAACAAGGGGTTACAATCTAAAAACAATTATTGAAGAATTTATAACTTTAACTTGGGATTGTGGTTTAAAACTTGGATCACGTGTTGATGAATTAAAAAATATAGAAAATGTAGTAAAAGAAGATATAACAATAAAAAGTGCTATTTTAGAATCAAGAATAATTTATGGTTCAAAAACTTTATGGGTTAGTTATGAAAATATTCTAAAAAAGATAAGAAAAACTGACCAAAAAGAGTTTATTTTAGAAAAACTCGAAGAACATAAACAAAGACTTTTAAAATTCCCTTTAAAAATGGAACCAAATATCAAAGATGGTTATGGTGGAATTAGAGAAGCAAATATGATGTATTGGATAGCAAATATTTTATATGGATTAAATAATGTAAAAGAACTTGTAGGTTTTCAATTTAGTGAAGATGAATACAAAAAATATAGACAAGCTTTAGAATTTATTTTTCAAGTACGAACAGCTTTACATAGTATTGCAAGAAAAAAACAAGATCAAGTTACTTTTGATATTTTGCCAGATTTAAGTGCAAAACTAGGTTTTAAAAATCAACCAAGATATACAAAAGATAGACTTTGTATGTCAAAGATAATTTCAAGTTTACATATTATTCATAACTTCACTGCAACAATGATAAAAAAATTTACAAGAGTTGCTTTATTTGAAGCTACAAATATACCAAAACTAAAAAAACTAAGATACAAAAAAAATCTTTATATTATAAATAATGAACTATTTTGCTCTTTTAGTGCAAAACCACAAAGTTTAAATAATTTTATAAAAGAACTAATAGAGCTTCCCTTAGATGTTGATAGATTTGATAGATCTTATATTTATTATGCAAGTAAAACAAAGTTACCAGCAACTCAATCAAAAGAGTTAAAAAAAAGTATAAAATTGCTACTAACAAAACCAAAATTATATCCTTTGATGAAACTAATTTATAATGCAGGATTATTTCAATCAATTATTCCTATTACAAAAATGTTACTCAATCAACCACAATTCGATGGTTACCATAGACATCCTGTTGATATTCATTCTATTAAAACATTAAAATTTGCACAAAATATAGAAAATGATCATGTAAAATCAATCTTTAATGAACTTACAAATGAACAAAAAATGTTGGTAAGACTAGTGGCATTTTTTCATGATGTGGGAAAAGGAAGAAAAGAGGATCATCATATAGTTGGAGAAAAACTTTTTAAAAATATGTTGAAATCTTTTGGTTTTGATGAAGAACTTATAAAAGTTGGGGCAAACTTAGTTCGATACCATAATATGATGTCATATATGGCTACAAATGAGGATATTTATTCAGAAAAAACTATTTTAAATCTTATGGGAATAGTGAAAAATAAAGATTCATTAAAAATGCTTTATGTTGTAACTTATTGTGATATTTCTGCTGTTGGTCAAAATATTTTTAATAGTTCAACTGCTTCTTTACTAAAACAGTTATATTATCAAGCACTTCCAGCTTTTGACAATCAAGAATTTTTAAAAGAGAGCAAAAGAAGAACTGCAAAACAAAATGCTATAAAAAATCTTGAAAGATATAAAGAACTTCCAATGATTTTGCAAAAAAAGATTATGTATATATCTTCAAATCAAATATTTCTAAGAATGAAAGCGGAAGATATTTTAGATATTGCAATTAAAGCAAAAGATGTAGATTCATATATTTATAAAATAATAAATGAAGCTCAACTTACAATAAGAATTATTAGAAAACAACCTTTAAATTTAGGTTATTTACTTGGAAAATTAGAGTTTTTAAATATAGATTCTATGAATATATATAAACTTTATGACAATAAAAAAGCTTTTGAGATTTCATTTAGTGAAAAAATAGATCCTGAAGATATATATTTAATTGAGAATATTATAAATGACTCTTTTGATATGACAAAAAGAACAAACTTAATAACTCCAATTATAAAAAAAGAAGATATAAAAATAGATTGTAATCATACAGCTTATTTGGCTTCAATGCACATAGTTACAAAAGATCAAAAAGGTTTATTTGCTTATATTGCTAAAATCTTTGATGATTTTAATGTTGAAATAGAAAGTGCTAAACTTCACACTCTAAAAGGAGTTGCTAGAGATTTATTATTGATTGAAAAAGATGGTAACTTTTGTTCAAAACAAGAAGAAATTATAAATCTAATTTGTAGCAAAGGTTAAAATTTAACCTTTTGCTAAAATCTTCGAAGCATTAAAATCTTTTTTTCCACTTCCAAGTTTTGGTATATCTTTTACTATTTTTATTTCTGATGGAACCATTAATTTATTATCAAAATTATTTAATATTTTCTCTTTTAAATTTGCTACAAAATTTTCATCAACATTTGAGATAAGTAAAATAATCTTTTCTCCTTTTTTTTCATCTTCAAGATTTGTTGCTATAAAATCAACAGAACTATCTTCTTTTAACTCCAATATTTTTGATATTTTATCTTCAACTGAAGTCAAACTTACCATTTCTCCACCAACTTTTGCAAATCTTGAATATCTATCAATAATAGTTAAAAAACCATCTTCATCAACTTTACCTTTATCTCCCGTTATATAATAAGTTTTTCCTTTTATAGTTTTTAAAACCTCTTTTGTTTTTTCTTCATTTCCCAGATAACCTTTCATTACTTGTATTCCAGAGATTACAATCATTCCTTCTTCATTTGAATTCAGTTCTTCTAAATTTATTGGATCTACTATTTTTATAGTTGTTCCTGGAATTGCCATACCAACTGTTCCAGCCTTTTGTCCAATTTGAACTGTAAAATCAGGAGACATGACATTTGGTAAATTACAAGTTGCAACAGGTGAAGTTTCTGTTGTACCAAAACCTTCAAGAATATCTTTTCCAAATCGTTTTTTAAAGTCAATTTTTACATCTTCTCTTAATTTTTCTGCACCTGCAACAACAAGTCTTAAACTTTCAAACATTAAAGGATGAATTTTTTGATTTCTTACATATAATCTAAAGAATGTTGAAGTTCCACACATAAAAGTTACTTTATGTTTAAAAATCAATTTTGCTATTTCAAATCCATCAGTTGGATCTGGATGTGCTACACATTTTATTCCTTCAATTAATGGAAGATATGTATTTACAACTATTCCAAAAGCATGAAATAGTGGTAATGAACCTAAAATTACATCTTTATTATTTACATTTATAATATTTGCAATTTGTTGAGCATTTCCTAAAATATTATCTCCACTTAATTCTATTCCTTTAGGGCTTCCTTCGCTTCCTGAAGAAAATAAAATCATAGCTGTATCATCTTTTTTTGTTTTAGTTAAAAAAAGCCATTTTAAAATAAAACTTGGAAGTAATTTTACGCAAATTAGAGTTATTATTCCTTGTTTTTTAGATATCTTTGTTTTTAAATCTTCCATATAAAAAACATTTACATTTTCTAAAACCTCATCAATTTTAAAACCTTTTAGTTTTAGTTTTTCAACGAATTTTTTTGAAGTTATTACACTTTTTGTTTGAGATTGAATAATAGCAGATTTTAAAGCTTCAACTTGACTTGTATAGTTTAGGTTTATTGCTGTTTTTCCCATCAATAAAACCATATAATTCATAAATGCTCCAGCTACACTTGAAGGAAGTAATAATGCTATATTTTGTTCTTTTAAATTTTTTTTTAGCAAATTTTTAAATAAAATTGAGGCCGTTAAAAATCTATTACCACTTAATTGTGTATTTGTTGAATCAGCAAAAATTACCTCATTTGAAACTTCTTTTAATCTATCAAAAATAACTTCATTTAAAGGTTTTAAATGATTTATATGCTCTTTCCAAGATTTAGCAGATAGTTCAAAAACTTCATTTTTTATACTTATAGCATTTGCGTCGTTTTTATTCATCATTCTTGCAAAAGATACTGTTACTCTATTTGTTTTATTTGAATCTTTAAATCTTTTATTTGCCCTACTAAACATAGATTCCCAAAGTCCTCTTATATAAAAAGGAATTACTTTTATCTCTTCATTTGTAGTAAATTCTAAGATTTTTTCAAAACCTCTTTTAAACTCTCCTAAATGTCCATTTCTAGTAATAGCACCTTCAGGGAAAAGAACAACCATATTACCATCATCTAACTCTTTTGCAATAGTTTGCATAGTTGTTCTACTTGAAGCATTTGAAATAGGAATACATTTGAACATTTTTAAAAGCCAAGTTAAATACCATTTATTATAAATAGTTTTATCCATTACAAATTTTACTTCTCTTGGAACTGCCATCAAAATAATAGCCCAATCAATCCAAGAAACGTGATTTCCTAAAAGTAGAACTCCACCTTGAGAAGGAATATTTTTTATTCCATCAACTTCAAGTTTATATTTTAAACCAACAAAAGCTTTTAAAAATAGTAAAAGTAAAGATTGTGGCAATTTATAAACTGTATATAAAGTTCCTATTACAATAATTGATAAAATCAAATAAATTGTATTTAATGGGTCTAAATCGTAAAAAGAGACTATCGTAGTTATACAAAGCATCAAAAACATAAATAAAGATTGAAACCAATTATTCCCTGCTAAAATAGTTCCTAAAAATTTCTTTTTTGCATTAAACTGTATCAAAGAGTTTAAGGGAACTACGAACATTCCACCAAAAATACCAAATACTAAAAAAGTAAGTGTTAACATAAAAGGAGTTTCAACAACAGTTGAAATATATATCATCGTAGCCATTCCAAATGATGCAAAAGGAATAGTTCCTACTTCAATATAAAACTTTGAAACTCTTGAATAAATTATTGACCCAATAGCAATACCTATTCCAGAAGCTGCTATAACTCCATTTATTACAAAAACATCGTGAATATTTAAATACATTTTTGCAAAAGATGGAAAAACTGCAATTACTCCTTGAGAAACTCCGTAAAATACTGATAAACCAATTACTGATAAAAATATTACATTTTGAGAATAGATATTTTTTATATTATTTATTAATAATCTACCTTTGAAAAATTCTTGTTTATTTAAAGATATTGTCTCATTCCTTACATAATTTGTATTAACTCTTCTTAAAAATAAAAACGAAACTACCATCTCTAAAAATGCAACTGGTAAAATATAATAAGTCAAAGGTAAAATTGCTAATAATAACTCATCTTTAGAAGTTATATTTTGAAGATTATTTAAGTTATAAAATTTTTCAAATATAAATGAAGTAACACCAATAGCGAATAATATTGCTATTATAGATATTGCTTGAAGAGCTGCATTTCCTCTTGATAAATTCTTTTTACCATAAATATCAAGAATCAATCCAAGTTTTGCAGGTCCATAAATGGCACTTTGAATTGCTAATAAAAATAAAGCAAACATTGCAAAATAAAAATTTCCACTAATATAAGCAGCTATCATCAAACTTGATAATAAAAAAGATGATAATGCACCATAAACCAAAATATCTTTTTTATTATATTTATCAGATAAATATCCACTAAATGTAAACAAAAGTAAAAAAGGAATAATCAATAAAACATTTATAATTGATACCCAAATAACTTGTGTTGTTCCATCAAAAATCTTAAAAGCAATATTTTGAAGTAAAACTTTATGAGATACATCAACAACAGCATTACAAAAAACTACAAATAAAAATGCAATTTTTATTATTAATAAATTATCTATTTTTTTCATTTATTATTATCCTTTATATATTTTTTAATTTATATGAATTTGATTAAAAAGTCAATAATTTTCATGAAACTGAATAATCATTTATTTAAAAAACTAAGATAAAAATTAAAACAAAATTTAAAAAGATATTCGCTATTATTAAAGCTTAGACTAAAAAAAAGGACGCAAACTTTGGAACAAGAGGTAGATTTACAAAAAAGAACTTGGATGGATTATACCATTAAAAGCTTAGCTTTTTGGGTTATATTTGGTATCATCGCAGGTATCATAGTAGGATATGTTAATCCTGCATTAGGAATAGAAGCAAAACCAGGTATTGACTGGTTTATTAAAATATTGAAATGGCTTGTAGGACCTATTATTTTTCTTACGATAATTTCAGGAATTGTTGGACTAGAATCTCTTAAAGAATTAGGTTCATTAGGATTTAAGGCATTTATTTATTTTGAAGTTGTGAGTACATTTGCTTTAGCAATTGGTGTTATTTTTGGTAATTTATTTGGACCAGGAAATGGTATGAATCTTGATGTTAATCATTTAGATGAAAAAAGTGTTAGCACTGTTGATAAATATACTCAAGTAGATCCTGATAAGGTAGGAAATGTTTTAGAAATCCTAAAAAATGCAATTCCAAGTGATCCAATCACACCATTTTTAACAGGACAAACTTTACAAGTTTTATTTATGGCTTTAACTTTATCTATTTTGATTTCTATCTTTGGTGGAAAATATAAAGCAAGAATTTTAAAACCAGTTGAAGTTGCACAAAACTTTTTCTTTAAAATATTAATCATTTTAATGTGGTTATCTCCTTTAGCAAGTTTCAGTGCTATGGCTTTTTTAATTGGAAAATTTGGTATTGATTCACTTATTAATATGGCAAGTTTATTAGGTGTTATGTTTATATCTGTTCTTGCATTTATTTTTGTTATATTAGGTATTATCATGTCATTCTTTAAAGTTAATATCTTTAAATTTATGAGATACATCCAAAAAGAAGTATTAATTGTATTTGCAACAAGCTCTAGTGAATCTGCTTTAGCACCACTTATGAGAAGACTTGAAGCAGCTGGAGTAAAAAAATCTGTAACAGGATTAGTATTACCTACTGGTTACTCATTTAACCTTGATTGTACAAATATTTATTTGGCACTTTGTATTATATTTTTATCACAAGCATTTAATATTCCTTTAACT is a genomic window of Arcobacter lacus containing:
- a CDS encoding acyl-[ACP]--phospholipid O-acyltransferase, coding for MKKIDNLLIIKIAFLFVVFCNAVVDVSHKVLLQNIAFKIFDGTTQVIWVSIINVLLIIPFLLLFTFSGYLSDKYNKKDILVYGALSSFLLSSLMIAAYISGNFYFAMFALFLLAIQSAIYGPAKLGLILDIYGKKNLSRGNAALQAISIIAILFAIGVTSFIFEKFYNLNNLQNITSKDELLLAILPLTYYILPVAFLEMVVSFLFLRRVNTNYVRNETISLNKQEFFKGRLLINNIKNIYSQNVIFLSVIGLSVFYGVSQGVIAVFPSFAKMYLNIHDVFVINGVIAASGIGIAIGSIIYSRVSKFYIEVGTIPFASFGMATMIYISTVVETPFMLTLTFLVFGIFGGMFVVPLNSLIQFNAKKKFLGTILAGNNWFQSLFMFLMLCITTIVSFYDLDPLNTIYLILSIIVIGTLYTVYKLPQSLLLLFLKAFVGLKYKLEVDGIKNIPSQGGVLLLGNHVSWIDWAIILMAVPREVKFVMDKTIYNKWYLTWLLKMFKCIPISNASSRTTMQTIAKELDDGNMVVLFPEGAITRNGHLGEFKRGFEKILEFTTNEEIKVIPFYIRGLWESMFSRANKRFKDSNKTNRVTVSFARMMNKNDANAISIKNEVFELSAKSWKEHINHLKPLNEVIFDRLKEVSNEVIFADSTNTQLSGNRFLTASILFKNLLKKNLKEQNIALLLPSSVAGAFMNYMVLLMGKTAINLNYTSQVEALKSAIIQSQTKSVITSKKFVEKLKLKGFKIDEVLENVNVFYMEDLKTKISKKQGIITLICVKLLPSFILKWLFLTKTKKDDTAMILFSSGSEGSPKGIELSGDNILGNAQQIANIINVNNKDVILGSLPLFHAFGIVVNTYLPLIEGIKCVAHPDPTDGFEIAKLIFKHKVTFMCGTSTFFRLYVRNQKIHPLMFESLRLVVAGAEKLREDVKIDFKKRFGKDILEGFGTTETSPVATCNLPNVMSPDFTVQIGQKAGTVGMAIPGTTIKIVDPINLEELNSNEEGMIVISGIQVMKGYLGNEEKTKEVLKTIKGKTYYITGDKGKVDEDGFLTIIDRYSRFAKVGGEMVSLTSVEDKISKILELKEDSSVDFIATNLEDEKKGEKIILLISNVDENFVANLKEKILNNFDNKLMVPSEIKIVKDIPKLGSGKKDFNASKILAKG
- a CDS encoding [protein-PII] uridylyltransferase family protein, translating into MTELNIQIEELISNNATDFQISKVFKTYYKNYLDSIDTTVETTGGKDFFIKHTKHTDKFLILLYKYILRKNFGVHQPMSNSIPITLIALGSYGREQLCIYSDIDIMILYEETRGYNLKTIIEEFITLTWDCGLKLGSRVDELKNIENVVKEDITIKSAILESRIIYGSKTLWVSYENILKKIRKTDQKEFILEKLEEHKQRLLKFPLKMEPNIKDGYGGIREANMMYWIANILYGLNNVKELVGFQFSEDEYKKYRQALEFIFQVRTALHSIARKKQDQVTFDILPDLSAKLGFKNQPRYTKDRLCMSKIISSLHIIHNFTATMIKKFTRVALFEATNIPKLKKLRYKKNLYIINNELFCSFSAKPQSLNNFIKELIELPLDVDRFDRSYIYYASKTKLPATQSKELKKSIKLLLTKPKLYPLMKLIYNAGLFQSIIPITKMLLNQPQFDGYHRHPVDIHSIKTLKFAQNIENDHVKSIFNELTNEQKMLVRLVAFFHDVGKGRKEDHHIVGEKLFKNMLKSFGFDEELIKVGANLVRYHNMMSYMATNEDIYSEKTILNLMGIVKNKDSLKMLYVVTYCDISAVGQNIFNSSTASLLKQLYYQALPAFDNQEFLKESKRRTAKQNAIKNLERYKELPMILQKKIMYISSNQIFLRMKAEDILDIAIKAKDVDSYIYKIINEAQLTIRIIRKQPLNLGYLLGKLEFLNIDSMNIYKLYDNKKAFEISFSEKIDPEDIYLIENIINDSFDMTKRTNLITPIIKKEDIKIDCNHTAYLASMHIVTKDQKGLFAYIAKIFDDFNVEIESAKLHTLKGVARDLLLIEKDGNFCSKQEEIINLICSKG
- a CDS encoding cation:dicarboxylate symporter family transporter, translating into MEQEVDLQKRTWMDYTIKSLAFWVIFGIIAGIIVGYVNPALGIEAKPGIDWFIKILKWLVGPIIFLTIISGIVGLESLKELGSLGFKAFIYFEVVSTFALAIGVIFGNLFGPGNGMNLDVNHLDEKSVSTVDKYTQVDPDKVGNVLEILKNAIPSDPITPFLTGQTLQVLFMALTLSILISIFGGKYKARILKPVEVAQNFFFKILIILMWLSPLASFSAMAFLIGKFGIDSLINMASLLGVMFISVLAFIFVILGIIMSFFKVNIFKFMRYIQKEVLIVFATSSSESALAPLMRRLEAAGVKKSVTGLVLPTGYSFNLDCTNIYLALCIIFLSQAFNIPLTIEQQLFIIIILMVTSKGAVGVTGSGFIVLAGTLGAMGGAIPVVTVAVLLGVDKFMSEMRAVGNLCGNAVAAVVVGVWDKKIDMERFQYALNNPDKIESVIGAKATK
- a CDS encoding transcriptional regulator, giving the protein MQEYIALDSISKEILNSAKLLQSVEVNALVLGENGVGKKSLAKYILPNSKIYEAKALQKDIIDNILTIQNESIIIDKINEITNIDIFVNWIEKNQIRVIATSQASNLNQKLKDLFIITLEIPPLKSRVEDTKALINKFSLEASSILEMPLVSSSRLITNISNNTHSLRKSIYFSYLFETIGENEILTFLEKYLSENLSKNSSYKDLLYLFEIPLLKAAIKKYKSQVQVAKHLDLNRITLRKKLEIYKESL